The sequence TGCTAGCATGGGTATGAATTTTGTTCCGCTTGTAGATTTATTCATGTGATAATAGTGACATTCGTTGTAAATGTGAATGACGTAGGTCCCTCCGTGAAGCCTCTGAACCCTGATGCCTACTTTCTTCTGATTTGAAGGGGCTTACATTGTGAGCAACAGTAGCTATGCGGTGAGTTTTATAAAGAACGCATGAGGTTAGTTATCTTGTTTGTGTGTATTTGGTATTGATTGTAGATGTTACCTAAGTGTATCACACCAGCAGAGTAGGTTCTAAAGAATACTTGAACTGAAATCACCCAGTCGCAACATCTTGGGACGAAAAGAAGCCACCTTATGAGTTCAAAACCAAACACCTTTGCCAACCCTAAAACCAAAGGAATGATCATAAAGTGGACCAGGGTGCAAACCACAATTCCTCAATGAATCTAGTCAGCAATCTTGCTTTGTAACATTTAAAACTCCGACATGCCCTTCGCCGCAACCCATTTCTATATCAGAGGAAATGGCTTGGTCCAAATTCAGCCGATGATTCAAAAACGAATGACTCCCAGTGTTTAGGGGTTTAGAAAGCGACAATCGTCTGCTGAGATTCCATAAGACTGAGCCAACGGTCAGTGGATGCGACAGTCAGGGCGAGAGTAGCAGGTCAGGGTGCATCTCAGACACTATAGTAATGAGCCATTTCAAGTCCGGCGCGTTTAAAGCCGCACTTGATGTAGAAACCCTCGTTGGCCTCAGAGCAATCAAGGATACTCTGCACGTCCATATCAGCAGCTGCACTTATTCGGTGGATCTGCACTAAAGGAGAGtgcaaaaaaataaaataaaataaaataacaAGACATTTTCATCATACCTTGTAGCATCCAACCTTCGCCGCAACGTAATCCAAGGCATTGATCATTCTTAGTCCCAGCTTCTTGCCCTGCTGGTTTTTCTCGATAGCAATATCCTCAATATGTCCAACCAGTCCAAGAGCATGGATAAATTTGCGCTCCACGATCAAGCTACCGGTCCCAACGACTCTTCCGGTCTCGTCACAGATGACAAGGAGATAATATTCATCGTTTCGCTTTGCCATCCAATCGTAGCGTTCGCTCCACTGTTCGAAGGAAAACTCTCCAACGGTGGTCAAAACGCGGAGGACTTCAAGGTAGCCATTAGAAAAGTCTGACTTGCGGAGAGGACGGATGGTGTAGCCCTCGGGGAGTTGGGCAGCAACGTCCGGAGAGATGAGTTTCATCGGGAAGAGGGGCTGCTCGTCACAAtcagcaggtaactgcaaaTCGTGCTTGACGCCGTTTGGAATGACCATGACGACGAGTTATCTGAGTTTGGATAGGAATAAATTAGTCTCGAAAGGTACCGCTAAAAGAAGAATCAAGCGAGTGTCGAAGCCAGTTTGCCCAGAAGGAGTTTCTTAACAATGGGAACAGGTGGAAGAAAATCTTCTGAACACTGAACACCTAACTAAACGAGAGGACTGGACGATATTgaataaataatattatcACAACaataacaacagcaacaaacAACCCAACACAAAGCTTAAAGGACCAAAAGGAGAGGAGGCTCAACTCGGCGGCCAACTTTTCTCCCCACCTGATCTGCACCCTGGTTGTTCCTGGCGAAAGGCAGGGGTTAATTGACGCCTTGCCGTTCTAGGACTAGTGCTTGGATACGGTTGCTATTTTCAACCGCTCAGCCACGGCTTGGCCCGTGGGGCTCATGATGGGTGGCTTGGGCGCTTTTCACCGTCACAAATGACGTACATACATGGCAGTTGAATGCATTTTTCAATGGGATTTTGTGAATGGACGTCTTGTCTGTCTATATTCAAAAGTGCATGGGTACATGCATGCTTGTCTATGCATACAAAGGAGATGCCAGGATCCCCTCCAAATCGGAACATGCTGGCGAAGCGCCAGACTTTCTACTTGGTTGAGCCAGCAAACCAACAGTCCAtctatttcttctccttGGGGCTGATCATCAACTCGGGGCGTACATATTTATCGAAATCTTCCTCGCTAAGGGCCTTAAGCTCCATCGCACTCTGCTTCAAAGTCAACCCCTTCTTGTGTGCGTTCTTGGCCACCTTAGAGGCCATATCGTACCCAATAACGGGGTTCAAGCAGGTAACAAGCATCAAACTGGAGAGCGAGGGAAGAGATTAGCACTAAGTTACGAATTGGCACGTCAGACGACCACTTACCTTTCATGGAGAAGAGATCCAATTCTCTTCTCATCAGCTTCGAGACCAACAACAAGGTTTTTCTCGAAGGACTTCATTCCATCGCCCAAAATACGGATGCTGTGGAGGAGATTGCGGATCATCAGAGGTTTGAACACGTTCAATTCGAACTGCCCATTCATTCCACCAACGGTGGTGGCAACATGGTTGCCCATGACTTGGGAGCAGATCATCGTCAGAGACTCGCACTGAGTAGGGTTGACTTTTCCAGGCATGATGGAAGATCCAGGCTCATTCTCAGGGAGAATCAATTCGCCGAGACCGCATCGTGGGCCAGATCCAAGATATCTGATGTCCTGGGCGATCTTAAAGAGAGAGCCGGCAAGAGTATTGAGAGCGCCGGAAGCCTCCACAATAGCATCGTGAGCAGCAAGCACCTCGAACTTGTTGGGAGAGGTCTTGAATTCAGTGCCGGTCATCTTGGTCACTTCCTCAGCGATAGCTTCATCGAAACCCTTGAATGTGTTCAATCCAGTACCGACAGCGGTACCACCCTGTGCAAGCAATCGCAGGTCGGGGAGAGTATTCTGAACGCGCGTGATGTTTCGGTCAAGCTGAGCTACGTAGCCAGAAAATTCCTGTCCTAGAGTCAAGGGAGTCGCATCCTGCAAGTGGGTGCGACCAATCTTAATGATCTTATCAAACTGTTCAACCTTCCCTTGCAACGCATCTCGAAGGCTCTTAAGAGCCGGAAGCAAGGTTTCTTCGGTTTCGAGGACAGCAGCGATGTGCATGACTGTAGGGAAGGTATCGTTGGAGGAAGCAGACATGTTGACATGATCGTTGGGGTGAACAGGCTTCTTACTACCCTTAGTTCCACCAAGAATTTCGATGGCACGGTTCGAAATAACCTCGTTAGCATTCATGTTGGATTGAGTGCCAGAGCCGGTTTGCCAAACAACAAGAGGGAAGTGGTCAATAAGTTTGAGGGATGCGACCTCCGAAGCAGCTTGCTGAATGGCTTTTCCGACGGTTGGGTCTAGATTATCATAAGCTCCCGATCACCAATGTTCCATAAGGCAAGACGACCATACCGAGCCCATATCTCATGTTGACAGTTGCCGCAGCACCTTTGAGGATACCAAAGGCTCGCACAATCGCTGGTGGCATCCGGTCTTGCGGCTGGTTGATGTTAAAGTTGCCCAACGATCTATATCCTCACAAGTCCATGTTTAACATCCAGCCACCATCTCTTAAGATATTCGATCTTGCGTCTCCTCACCTTTGCGTCTGAGCACCCCAGTATTTGTCCAAAGGGACCTACACAAGGACGAGTCAATATCATCGGAACGGTTGTCGACCCGAACGGAATCCTAAGACCAACGAACCTGAATCTCACCGAACGCATCGGTTTCGGTACGAGTACCAGACGACTATCAAAGCCCAGTCCTATTAGCAAGCGGTATTTCCCAAAAATATGGCCGCCACCTTCCGCAAACCCACCATGTTCACTGCTGTGCTTCCAAATGCTCTTGCGCCAAATCCAGACTTCGCAATGGAAAACGACGATGATGGACGATAGATGGGTGGGCGGAGAGAACTAATGGCACGGCGTGATTGACAGAGCGTCGCAAGATGAGACGAGGGGCTCCATCGGCATAGTGTCGAGGTTTGGGATCTAGAAGCATGTGGCAGCGATGCCGCTGCCCGGAGGGAGCTGCGGGATGTGGAATTAAGCATGGCGTGAGGGGAGGAAAGTCAAGATGAGGGAATTCAAAACCCTAAATAGCGAGACAAGAACAGATAaaaaggtaaaaggtctaatacaatatcaagaaggTCTAAGGATATCTACAATCGCTTTTGGCAAATGCTGGAGAAGAATGCAACTGACAGAGAGAAAAGTTTTGGCCACGATGAGCGATTTCCATTTTGTGTCGCCGTTGGGGAAGCTCCCAGGTTTTGTCCCGAGTATTCCCGCCGGTGCGGATACGGTATCGTTTGGTAATGTCCCCACGCACTGCCGCCAATTCTTCCACAGCGCCACCAATAACGGGTGTAATGATGTGTAACGCAATCATACCGGTAAAACGATCTTCCATGCTGTCGGAGAAGAATTGGGTTTTTTTTGGCATCAAACGGCTATCTTTTGACGCATTGTCATCCCTGAATGCCAGGACTAAAGCTCTCACTAAAAGGTGCATATTCAAGACCAGAATCGTTTCAAAGTCTTCTCTACCGGGTGTTTGTACCAGAGGAATTGTTACTAGTGGTGGCGCATAGTAACGATCCATTTCACTGCCCGGTACCTTTTATCCCCCGATGCTCTTTCTCAGCTCTTCAACACATTTTCGACGGAACATCTTTGCGCTTTCCAATATCTCGTCCAAGCCACTGAATGTGTGCGGAACGCCTGGCACACGAATCAATTCCACTTGAACTCCTGCAGCTTTCATTTTCGCAGCGTACGCCTCACCCTCGTCACGCAGAGGATCCATTTCCGCAGTCCAAACCAGTGCGGGAGCAAGGTTAGCAAAATTAGGCGCAAGGATCGGAGATATCTTCCAATCCTACGTGGATAATGTTAGATTGGATGGCCACGACCCATGTGAACGACGAAGTCACATAACTTCATCCCAGGCATACTTACATCGTCAGATTTTTCAGGCCGCAGAACACCGAGCCAATGTCTATGAAAATAGGCCATCCTTTCAGCAGGAAGGGCAGGAGTGAACTCCATCTCGCGGTAAGACTCGTACGGAGTTTTTTCACGGTCAAATTTGCCACCAGGTGTGAAGGAGCTGTGCATATCCGTCACAGGTACCGTGAGGATTTGAAGGCTAAGTGGAAATTCATTATCTCGACAGAGATGGGCAACCACGGCGGCCAAGTGGCCACCAGCGGAAGCTCCTCCAACAGCCATCCGGTTGGTGTCAAGGTTAAACTCTTCGGCTTTCGAGCGTACCTGAACACAGGGTCAGCTGGCCGCTTTTATGTGCGAAGGAAATCTTCGATCATACCCATTGGAAAGCAGCCCAGCAATCCTCAATTGCGGTGGGGTATTTGTATTCAGGGGCCAGACGGTAATCTACGTCAAAAACAACAGCATCTCCCCCTAAATCATGCACAATGCGTTTGCAGGAATGATGATCTACGATGAGACTTCCAAACACCCACCCTCCACCGTGGAAGTTGATGTATGACCCTCGCTTCTTAGGTTTGCCGTCAGCTCCTTGTATTGGCTTGGGCTCAAAGATCCGAATCGTGATTTCTCCTCCTTTTACAGAGCATTTCTGCTCTGTGATCTTGTATATATCTGGTGCAGCGGCGCGGCCGTATACAATTTGGTACTTTTGTGGGTTGGCTCTAAATTCTTCTATCGGAACCTGGTGTGTATGGAGCCGGCCAACGTTGTAGCGATTATAGTGCTCGACGTACACAGGATCAAATCGTGGGAGCAACTGGGGAGGAATGCTATTGAGCAAAGGCTGATAGACAACCCCCGGTTTTAGCTTGTGCAGAGCAGGATCTCCTGCTGGTTGCTGATTGCCATGTAAGCATTTCGTGAGTGGAGACTCTATTTCAGCACTGTGCATTCTCACCTGGTCAGTTGCCGTCATATTCAAGGTGGTTACTCTGTATCTTTCGCCCAAACTGAGGAGTGATAAGCTGTTGCCAGGCCTTGTTTTCTGCAAACAACGATATATTCTTGGCCCCGCAGCAGCGTATCCGATGAACCACGTCCCTCACCAGAGAAACCCTCTGGCGTTTCTCCGCCAAGTCATCGGCATTTCAGTATATCCCGCGGGACCAAACACGCttatgtaactaactagctGACAGCCTCCAAAAACTTGCCACCCAGGAGCTAAGCTCAGGGTCAAGGAAAGACTTCCGGATCAAAAAAAGATTGACTAGGGGATATGCAAGCCATGTGGAATCAACCGTCCTGTTCCAGCGTACTCTATAATAATGATGTTTTTGGGAATTTAGATGCCCTCTCTTTCAAAATGAACTGGTATCGCCATTCAAAAGTGTTTGAACTGTCAGTCTCAAACATGTTGGCCTCAGAGGTTAGTGGGATATCCCTTGGAGTCGTGTTCGCAAAAGCCTACCAGGAAATTCCCCTTGGTATTGGGATCACTGCTTCTATTTCCCATGGGCTTTGTCATTCCTCTTCTGACTCCATTGATTCTCTCATGTAGTGTAGATTCAACAAATCCTAGGAGCTTTTTCGTTGGCTTGTGGTGATCTATACACACACCCTCCTCAAGCCTGAACATCAAAGCATCTTTTTCCATTTGATTGATTTATAGTGATGCGTTGCTGGAGGACGCAAGCTTGCGTGTTATCAGAGGATGGGTAACTTATCGCCAAAAACTGAATCAATGGTATCTGTTCTCACTGGTCATCATGCTTTTGAACAGAATGCATGCAGCTCAAGAACAGACTGTTGTATTCGTGATATTGAATTCTATCCCTGCCTGCACGCTCTTTGAGAATCCGGCTAAGTCTTACCAGGGTAACTCTAACTACCCTGATGTTGGGAAAGAGCCCCTTTCCAACCGCCAACTCATCCACCCGTAGTTCAGCAACGCGAGCCATGTACTTTCACAGAGATCTATTTAGGTATCCTTATGCTTGCCGGCAATTTCCCGGACGCGCCGAAAGACCCGTGTTGTATCACATGGGAACGATAAGACTGTGATACTATTGTGTCTATTGTGCCTGTGACGATCTGACTTCGCGTCCCTCTCACCGTCTCTTTCCTTACGAACCAGCATCGAATAAATGGCTCCAAAGGTTGCAATCATCGGGGCCGGTGCGAGATCTCCCAAAAGGATATCCAAAGACAACGGCACTAACCGCAACCAGGTCTCTCAGGACTTGCGTCCCTGAAACAGTGTCTCGAGGAGGGCTTCGATGCCACAATCTTCGAGGCTCGTCCTGTCATCGGAGGCCAGTGGTGCTATGAGGAGCCAGATCCAGTTACCGGCGAAACATCCTCTTCGATGTACGAAGGAGTCTTGTTGAATTCTTGTCGTGACACCTCGACTTTTAGCGACTTTCCTATGGACCCTAGCCGCTATCCCGACTACTTTGGTCACAAGCGCTTTTTGCGATACATCGAAGAGTATGCGGAGTATTTCGGACTCAGAGAGCATATCTGTTTGAACACCGAAGT is a genomic window of Coccidioides posadasii str. Silveira chromosome 3, complete sequence containing:
- the GNA1 gene encoding Glucosamine-phosphate N-acetyltransferase-like protein (EggNog:ENOG410PNHJ~COG:M~BUSCO:14251at33183), with the translated sequence MVIPNGVKHDLQLPADCDEQPLFPMKLISPDVAAQLPEGYTIRPLRKSDFSNGYLEVLRVLTTVGEFSFEQWSERYDWMAKRNDEYYLLVICDETGRVVGTGSLIVERKFIHALGLVGHIEDIAIEKNQQGKKLGLRMINALDYVAAKVGCYKSILDCSEANEGFYIKCGFKRAGLEMAHYYSV
- the FUM1 gene encoding fumarase fum1 (EggNog:ENOG410PIAD~COG:C~BUSCO:5283at33183), coding for MLNSTSRSSLRAAASLPHASRSQTSTLCRWSPSSHLATLCQSRRAISSLRPPIYRPSSSFSIAKSGFGARAFGSTAVNMSSGTRTETDAFGEIQVPLDKYWGAQTQRSLGNFNINQPQDRMPPAIVRAFGILKGAAATVNMRYGLDPTVGKAIQQAASEVASLKLIDHFPLVVWQTGSGTQSNMNANEVISNRAIEILGGTKGSKKPVHPNDHVNMSASSNDTFPTVMHIAAVLETEETLLPALKSLRDALQGKVEQFDKIIKIGRTHLQDATPLTLGQEFSGYVAQLDRNITRVQNTLPDLRLLAQGGTAVGTGLNTFKGFDEAIAEEVTKMTGTEFKTSPNKFEVLAAHDAIVEASGALNTLAGSLFKIAQDIRYLGSGPRCGLGELILPENEPGSSIMPGKVNPTQCESLTMICSQVMGNHVATTVGGMNGQFELNVFKPLMIRNLLHSIRILGDGMKSFEKNLVVGLEADEKRIGSLLHESLMLVTCLNPVIGYDMASKVAKNAHKKGLTLKQSAMELKALSEEDFDKYVRPELMISPKEKK
- a CDS encoding uncharacterized protein (CAZy:CE10~EggNog:ENOG410PKVE~COG:V~MEROPS:MER0034665), which codes for MTATDQQPAGDPALHKLKPGVVYQPLLNSIPPQLLPRFDPVYVEHYNRYNVGRLHTHQVPIEEFRANPQKYQIVYGRAAAPDIYKITEQKCSVKGGEITIRIFEPKPIQGADGKPKKRGSYINFHGGGWVFGSLIVDHHSCKRIVHDLGGDAVVFDVDYRLAPEYKYPTAIEDCWAAFQWVRSKAEEFNLDTNRMAVGGASAGGHLAAVVAHLCRDNEFPLSLQILTVPVTDMHSSFTPGGKFDREKTPYESYREMEFTPALPAERMAYFHRHWLGVLRPEKSDDDWKISPILAPNFANLAPALVWTAEMDPLRDEGEAYAAKMKAAGVQVELIRVPGVPHTFSGLDEILESAKMFRRKCVEELRKSIGG